caataaaaatgaaatttactCAGTGGGTACCCCAAaccgtttttcatttttcaaatcgcCACAAGTTTATTCCTGTGTTTGGACTCTCCCTCCCGAGAATTCTTTGAACTAATTGTTTTGTACTGATAAGCttcatctgaaacattttgtgCACGAACCACAAACTGATAAGCTATCAGTATTGTTcctcaattttattttctaaagtCTATAAGCCATTCCTTATCAGTCAAATgccattttattttccattacAGTTTATTAATCTCAAaaacaaactaaaaattaatgtttcctATCATCCATCGCCTCCAGCACCGCAAAATTCTTCCTAATACTTCCAAACGTTCGCTGGccacaaaaaacacaaaaatactTTGTAGAATATTCCgatttcttcttcaaaattgtgttACAGCATTCATCGCAATACGTGTGGCCGCATGCAAACAAGAAGCGAGGCACACTTTTGGTGTCGTTTTCTGAGTACTTCTTAAGACAGATGCGACAGTAGGCTCCgcaagttctggaaaaatgtagaacttaaaatttgaagcattttgttagttggaagCCTTTTGATATCTCTACCTAGCGCGGAGATATAGCGGTTTGAAGTTAGGATGTGAGAGTGTGTGGGGGAGGGGGAGAGTGCGGGCAGAGCGCGCaccctgcgtctcccctccctcCACACTCTCTCACCGCTCGCAACTTTAAACGTTTGTATCTCCTAAACGGTAAGAGgtattaaaaaactttcaactgcAAAAATGATCAGCATATTTTTCTCTATCCAAAGCCatgtattttttcacaaaaaacttaCTCAGTAGGTACTCCATCTAGGAAAATATTGGGCAGCTTGAAATTCATATACTTATTGAAGAACTCCGACGCAAGGGATCCTTGTTTAAACCTTTTCCAGGcgtaaaatattttcttgaaaaatagtaGGGAAAAAGTAATAGCCAAGTAGAAAATAAGAGAATTGACCATATAAAAAGAGATTacgttaaaattcaaattgatcaGAAATATTAGCGCCAGGACGAAATTCAAACAGTTAAGTATTGGAACAAACCAGCCACGAAAAAAAGCACGGTATTTGTGGTACTTGTAACTTGTGATGTATACGTGGAAGCAGCCGAATTGTAGAATTGAGGATACACAGTTCAGGGCGACAAATAAGATgtagaaaatctggaaattttgccGCTTGAACCCCAAaactcctttaaaaaaattaaaaataccgATGCACCATAtccaaataaaaagtaaacttGTGGAGCAAATCGTGCAAATGTTAGCATACCGTTAGCTGTCGAGAATGTCCATACCAGAATTCGACGGGAGCTGTGATCTAAAGAATGttgtgtaaaattttttgctgattatttttgcagttgatagttttttgatatctctcaCCGTTCAGGAGATACAGGCGTTTGAAGTTGAGCAAGGTGAGAGAGTGTGgagggaggggagacgcagacagcgcGCGCAcgctgcgtctcccctccacTCACAGTCTCTCAGCGCCCTAACTTTGAACGTCTTTATCT
The nucleotide sequence above comes from Caenorhabditis elegans chromosome III. Encoded proteins:
- the Y53G8AM.4 gene encoding RING-type domain-containing protein (Confirmed by transcript evidence); translation: MSADSCITVTLIIALHFCGIITTFLPISSIFHDNFEYLNEIWFLVYFYGFCVYSNILYWLYFEFVERADHSSRRILVWTFSTANGMLTFARFAPQVYFLFGYGASIFYILFVALNCVSSILQFGCFHVYITSYKYHKYRAFFRGWFVPILNCLNFVLALIFLINLNFNVISFYMVNSLIFYLAITFSLLFFKKIFYAWKRFKQGSLASEFFNKYMNFKLPNIFLDGVPTETCGAYCRICLKKYSENDTKSVPRFLFACGHTYCDECCNTILKKKSEYSTKYFCVFCGQRTFGSIRKNFAVLEAMDDRKH